The following coding sequences lie in one Mercenaria mercenaria strain notata chromosome 5, MADL_Memer_1, whole genome shotgun sequence genomic window:
- the LOC123557294 gene encoding uncharacterized protein LOC123557294 isoform X2, translated as MLEFIFGTDPVVVTSNELVSVIEYFYEEDGDPYGDPFMTTVQSVTQFRNSYSFMTGTINGNFINRNVTIVITLKKTYTNQLLIHNKGGQIVKTVVINTKQVEDYQLLVMNISYDEFYTIRHPDNKEFGLLIYGLPHEYIGYGYPVAMSFSKSDTSVDDIWCFDCIDMSHLKYCDKVTKCSSRDQVCFVQSYMRSLDVKLYRSGCIDKKGCNSYGQSSCVTCCNDSFCNTQGCGDNGIHDIQNRGPMCFDCNHRGEKDSCRTLQFCAPDEV; from the exons ATGCTTGAATTTATATTTGGAACTGACCCGGTAGTTGTCACCTCTAATGAACTGGTAAGTGTGATCGAATACTTTTACGAAGAGGATGGAGACCCATATGGAGACCCATTTATGACAACTGTCCAAAGTGTCACACAGTTCAGAAACTCATACAGCTTTATGACAGGGACAATAAATGgaaatttcattaacagaaatGTGACAATTGTTATCACATTAAAGAAAACTTACACCAATCAATTGTTGATACATAACAAAGGAGGACAGATTGTAAAGACAGTCGTAATTAATACCAAACAAGTTGAAGACTATCAGCTATTGGTTATGAATATTAGCTACGACGAGTTCTATACAATAAGACATCCTGATAATAAAGAGTTTGGGCTTCTGATCTATGGACTTCCACATGAATATATTGGATACGGTTACCCCGTAGCAATGAGCTTCAGTAAGAGTG atacttcagttgatgatatATGGTGTTTTGACTGCATTGACATGAGCCATTTGAAATATTGCGACAAAGTAACAAAGTGCTCATCCAGAGACCAG GTTTGTTTTGTTCAGAGTTACATGAGAAGTCTAGATGTAAAACTATACAGATCGGGATGCATCGACAAGAAG gGCTGTAATTCTTATGGACAATCAAGTTGCGTAACATGTTGTAACGATAGTTTCTGCAATACACAAGGATGTGGAGATAATG GTATACATGACATTCAAAATCGGGGTCCAATGTGCTTTGACTGTAACCATCGGGGAGAAAAAGACTCGTGTCGAACACTGCAGTTCTGTGCCCCAGACGAGGTATAA
- the LOC123557294 gene encoding uncharacterized protein LOC123557294 isoform X1, giving the protein MLEFIFGTDPVVVTSNELVSVIEYFYEEDGDPYGDPFMTTVQSVTQFRNSYSFMTGTINGNFINRNVTIVITLKKTYTNQLLIHNKGGQIVKTVVINTKQVEDYQLLVMNISYDEFYTIRHPDNKEFGLLIYGLPHEYIGYGYPVAMSFSKSVDTSVDDIWCFDCIDMSHLKYCDKVTKCSSRDQVCFVQSYMRSLDVKLYRSGCIDKKGCNSYGQSSCVTCCNDSFCNTQGCGDNGIHDIQNRGPMCFDCNHRGEKDSCRTLQFCAPDEV; this is encoded by the exons ATGCTTGAATTTATATTTGGAACTGACCCGGTAGTTGTCACCTCTAATGAACTGGTAAGTGTGATCGAATACTTTTACGAAGAGGATGGAGACCCATATGGAGACCCATTTATGACAACTGTCCAAAGTGTCACACAGTTCAGAAACTCATACAGCTTTATGACAGGGACAATAAATGgaaatttcattaacagaaatGTGACAATTGTTATCACATTAAAGAAAACTTACACCAATCAATTGTTGATACATAACAAAGGAGGACAGATTGTAAAGACAGTCGTAATTAATACCAAACAAGTTGAAGACTATCAGCTATTGGTTATGAATATTAGCTACGACGAGTTCTATACAATAAGACATCCTGATAATAAAGAGTTTGGGCTTCTGATCTATGGACTTCCACATGAATATATTGGATACGGTTACCCCGTAGCAATGAGCTTCAGTAAGAGTG tagatacttcagttgatgatatATGGTGTTTTGACTGCATTGACATGAGCCATTTGAAATATTGCGACAAAGTAACAAAGTGCTCATCCAGAGACCAG GTTTGTTTTGTTCAGAGTTACATGAGAAGTCTAGATGTAAAACTATACAGATCGGGATGCATCGACAAGAAG gGCTGTAATTCTTATGGACAATCAAGTTGCGTAACATGTTGTAACGATAGTTTCTGCAATACACAAGGATGTGGAGATAATG GTATACATGACATTCAAAATCGGGGTCCAATGTGCTTTGACTGTAACCATCGGGGAGAAAAAGACTCGTGTCGAACACTGCAGTTCTGTGCCCCAGACGAGGTATAA